Sequence from the Streptomyces sp. NBC_00358 genome:
CGTCCTTTCCCTCCCAGCGTGCGGGCCTGGCGTCCGTCGAGCCCGAGGGCGCCCGCCTGTCTCCGCTCGGCTCGGAAGGCGCCGCCGCCGAGGTGCCGCTGACCAGCGAGCCCCCGCTGCCCGACGCCGAACCGCTGACCAGTGAGCCGCCGCTCGCGGACGCCGCGCATCTGACGAGCGAGCCCACCTCGACCGGCGCCGCGTCGGGGGTCTGATGGCACCCAGTGGGCCCGCCGACCCGCCGCGGACGGCAGCGGAGCCGGCACCGCGGACACCCCTGTCCCGGCTCGCCGAACTGCACGGAGTCGCCTCCGCCTACAACCCGTCCCCGGACCGCACGGTCTCGGCCCCGGACGCCTCGCTCGTCGCGATCCTGGCGGCGCTCGGTGTCGACGCCGGCACCCCGGACGCCGTACGCGCAGCCCTCGCGCGCCACGAGGCCGGGACGGCCGGGCGGCTGCTGCCGGCGACCCTGGTGTGCTGGGGCGGCCTCGTCCCCGCGGAGCTCACCGCACTGCCGGAGGCCACCCGGCTGGTGATCACCACCGAGCAGGGCGAGACCCGGGACTCCGCGGACCACCTCCCGCCCGGCGTCCACACGCTGCACGCCACCGCCCCCGACGGGCGCGGCGCCGACGCGCACCTCGTCGTCGCCCCCACCCGGCTGCCCGCGCCACCCGGACGCACGTACGGCCTGCTCGTCCAGCTCTACTCCCTGCTCTCCCGGCATTCCTGGGGCATGGGCGACCTCGGCGACCTCGCCGAGCTGACCGCCTGGGCGGGCCGGGCGCTCGGCGCCGGATTCGTCCAGGTCAACCCGTTGCACGCGGCGGTGCCCGGTGACCCCACCGACCCCTCCCCGTACCGGCCCTCCTCCCGCCGCTTCCCCGACCCGGTGCACCTGCGCGTGGAGGACATCCCCGAGTACCCGTACACCGAGGACCGCGAACGGCTGCGTACGGTGCTGGAACGCGCCGACCGGTTGCGCGAATCCGTCCTGGACAAGGGCGCGTTGATCGACCGCGACGCCGTGTGGGAGCTCAAGCGCGAGGCGCTCGAATCGGTCCGCGCGGTGCCCCTCGGTCCCGGCCGGCAGGCCGCCTACGCCGACTTCCTCGCCGAGGAGGGGCAGGCGCTGGAGGACCACGCCACCTGGTGCGCGCTCGCCGAGGTGCACGGCTCCGACTGGCGGAGCTGGCCCGAGGCCCTGCGCGACCCCCGTTCGCCCGGGACGGCCCGGGCGCGCGGCGAACTGATGGACCGCGTCGACTTCCACAGCAGGCTCGCCTGGCTCACCGACGCCCAGCTCGCGCGCGCCCAGCGCTCCGCGCGCGACGCCGGCATGAGCGTCGGACTCGTGCACGACCTCGCCGTCGGCGTCCACCCCGACGGGGCCGACGCCTGGGCCCAGCAGGAGTACTTCGCGGCCGGCATGTCCGTCGGCGCGCCCCCCGACGCCTTCAACGCGCGCGGCCAGGACTGGGGCCTGCCGCCCTGGCGGCCCGACCGGCTCGCCGCCTCCGGGTACGCCCCCTACCGCCGCCTGCTGCGCG
This genomic interval carries:
- the malQ gene encoding 4-alpha-glucanotransferase, whose protein sequence is MAPSGPADPPRTAAEPAPRTPLSRLAELHGVASAYNPSPDRTVSAPDASLVAILAALGVDAGTPDAVRAALARHEAGTAGRLLPATLVCWGGLVPAELTALPEATRLVITTEQGETRDSADHLPPGVHTLHATAPDGRGADAHLVVAPTRLPAPPGRTYGLLVQLYSLLSRHSWGMGDLGDLAELTAWAGRALGAGFVQVNPLHAAVPGDPTDPSPYRPSSRRFPDPVHLRVEDIPEYPYTEDRERLRTVLERADRLRESVLDKGALIDRDAVWELKREALESVRAVPLGPGRQAAYADFLAEEGQALEDHATWCALAEVHGSDWRSWPEALRDPRSPGTARARGELMDRVDFHSRLAWLTDAQLARAQRSARDAGMSVGLVHDLAVGVHPDGADAWAQQEYFAAGMSVGAPPDAFNARGQDWGLPPWRPDRLAASGYAPYRRLLRALLRHAGALRIDHVMGLFRLWWIPEGQPPTEGSYVRYDAEAMLAILVLEASRAGALVIGEDLGTVGPGVRETLQERGVLGTSVLWFERDWEGDGMPLPPESWRADCLATATTHDLPPTASRLTGEHVELRDRLGLLTGSLDEERGAAAADTREWLALLSRLGLLRGANGGGPARAEEAEIQAVHRFLLRTPAHLVGVWLPDAVGDRRPQNLPGTWDQYPNWRLPVADDEGRPVTLEELAASPRLHALIDVMRAESGRAGAPGSPPRRAP